A genome region from Glutamicibacter arilaitensis Re117 includes the following:
- a CDS encoding VOC family protein: MDVLSSRVLLRPIDLAATQQFYRDVLQLAVAREFGPAQQPGMVFFLGNGLLEVSGHRPPGKPSTLVLWLQVRDVQAELEQLTARGATVQREARKEDWGLIEAWIQDPDGTRIVLVQVPEGHPIRRDVREP; this comes from the coding sequence ATGGACGTACTTTCCAGCAGGGTGCTGCTGCGGCCAATTGACCTGGCCGCAACCCAGCAGTTCTATCGAGATGTGCTGCAACTAGCCGTTGCCCGGGAATTCGGTCCGGCACAGCAGCCGGGAATGGTGTTCTTCCTGGGCAATGGCCTGCTAGAAGTCTCCGGGCACCGGCCGCCAGGGAAGCCGTCCACGCTGGTGCTGTGGCTGCAGGTGCGCGACGTGCAGGCAGAGCTGGAACAGTTGACGGCCCGCGGTGCGACGGTGCAGCGCGAGGCGCGCAAGGAGGACTGGGGCCTGATCGAAGCGTGGATCCAGGATCCCGACGGCACCAGAATCGTGCTGGTGCAGGTACCCGAAGGGCACCCGATCCGCCGGGACGTGCGCGAGCCCTAG
- the pcaG gene encoding protocatechuate 3,4-dioxygenase subunit alpha — MAQAPELKLTPTPGQTIGPFYGYALPFEKDNELVNQAHPNSVRLHGVVCDGNGEIIPDALLEIWQADEHGNVVSREGSLVRDGYTFTGWGRVAVDNAGHYTFTTVNPGATEEGKAPFIMLAVFARGLLNRLFTRIYLPEDTEALASDPLLSSLGEAERATLIAAREDDGSLRFDIRLQGGNETVFLSYPRES, encoded by the coding sequence ATGGCTCAGGCACCAGAACTGAAGCTCACCCCCACCCCGGGGCAGACCATCGGCCCATTCTACGGCTATGCGCTGCCCTTCGAGAAGGACAATGAGCTGGTCAACCAGGCACATCCGAACTCGGTGCGCCTGCACGGGGTTGTCTGTGACGGCAACGGCGAGATCATCCCGGACGCCCTGCTGGAAATCTGGCAGGCCGACGAGCACGGCAACGTAGTGTCCCGCGAAGGTTCGCTGGTGCGCGATGGCTACACCTTCACCGGCTGGGGACGGGTGGCGGTGGATAACGCCGGGCACTACACCTTCACCACCGTGAACCCGGGCGCTACCGAAGAGGGCAAGGCCCCGTTCATCATGCTCGCGGTTTTCGCCCGCGGCCTGCTCAATCGCCTGTTCACCCGCATCTACCTGCCGGAGGACACCGAAGCGCTGGCTAGCGACCCGTTGCTGTCATCGCTGGGCGAAGCAGAACGCGCAACGCTGATTGCTGCTCGCGAAGACGACGGCTCGCTGCGCTTCGATATCCGCCTGCAAGGCGGGAACGAAACGGTGTTCCTCTCCTACCCGCGCGAGAGCTAG
- a CDS encoding DUF6318 family protein, protein MAALTLAASGCVSASQGGAGDPSAGTVSPTPSSPEQDAKVPQRPAVLSEKTEEGLQGAMEYWVQLLNYSVASGDTAALKGFSAAHCTLCQELIAQTDQAYANGGSIDEGEFRVIETMSTLDKYQASPGEPKVVFASFGIERAAGQVLGADGKVTSEIEPVSCMDFEENWDEIAYDEDGNFIGSICSLAVQDPAFDESSGWQPLNVAINAQ, encoded by the coding sequence ATGGCTGCATTGACGCTGGCAGCCAGCGGTTGCGTCAGTGCATCCCAGGGAGGGGCCGGTGATCCTTCTGCTGGCACCGTGTCGCCCACGCCGAGCTCCCCGGAGCAAGATGCCAAAGTTCCGCAGCGCCCGGCGGTCCTCAGCGAGAAAACCGAGGAAGGGCTGCAAGGTGCCATGGAGTACTGGGTGCAGCTGCTGAATTATTCGGTGGCGAGCGGTGACACCGCCGCACTCAAGGGCTTCTCGGCAGCGCACTGCACCTTGTGCCAGGAGCTAATCGCCCAGACCGACCAGGCCTATGCCAATGGCGGAAGCATTGACGAAGGCGAATTCAGGGTTATTGAAACCATGAGCACCCTGGACAAGTATCAAGCATCGCCGGGCGAGCCCAAGGTTGTGTTTGCCAGCTTTGGAATAGAGCGAGCCGCTGGCCAAGTCCTCGGTGCAGATGGAAAGGTGACCAGCGAAATTGAGCCGGTTTCCTGCATGGATTTTGAAGAAAATTGGGATGAGATCGCTTATGACGAGGATGGAAACTTCATTGGATCCATTTGCTCGCTAGCTGTGCAGGATCCGGCGTTCGACGAGTCTTCCGGATGGCAGCCGCTAAATGTCGCGATTAACGCGCAATAG
- a CDS encoding thiolase family protein: protein MQQAYLYDAIRTPFGKIGGALSSHRPDDLAAHVVRELVARSPKLDVADIDESIFGNANGAGEENRNVARMATLLAGLPTSLPGTTMNRLCGSSLDASIAASRQIATGDADLVLVGGVESMSRAPWVLPKTERPFPMSNLELANTTLGWRLVNPAMPGEWTVSLGEATEQLREKHGISREDQDEFSAASHQRAAAAWQAGKYDNLVVPVPPANKRGTEVTRDETIRADSTAQTLSKLRTVFRTGENATVTAGNASPMSDGASAAFIGSERGGELLGAAPIARIASNGAAALDPQFFGFAPVEAANKALAKAGLKWSDIAAVELNEAFAAQSLACIRAWDIDPAIVNAWGGAISIGHPLGASGLRILGTVARRLAESGERYGLAAICIGVGQGLAVVVENINATK from the coding sequence ATGCAGCAGGCCTACCTATACGACGCAATCCGCACCCCCTTCGGCAAGATCGGCGGCGCGCTGTCCAGCCACCGCCCCGATGACCTGGCCGCCCACGTGGTGCGCGAGCTGGTCGCCCGTTCTCCCAAACTGGATGTCGCGGATATCGACGAGTCGATCTTCGGCAACGCCAACGGCGCCGGTGAGGAAAACCGCAATGTGGCCCGCATGGCCACCCTGCTCGCCGGGTTGCCGACCTCGCTGCCGGGCACCACGATGAACCGCCTGTGCGGCTCCTCGCTGGATGCCTCGATCGCAGCTTCCCGCCAGATCGCCACCGGCGACGCGGACCTGGTCCTGGTGGGCGGCGTCGAATCGATGAGCCGTGCTCCATGGGTGCTTCCCAAGACCGAGCGTCCTTTCCCGATGAGCAATCTGGAGCTGGCCAACACCACCCTGGGCTGGCGCCTGGTCAACCCGGCCATGCCGGGGGAGTGGACGGTATCGCTGGGCGAGGCCACCGAGCAGTTGCGCGAGAAGCACGGCATCTCCCGCGAAGACCAGGATGAATTCTCTGCGGCATCGCACCAGCGGGCCGCGGCCGCCTGGCAGGCCGGCAAGTACGACAACTTGGTAGTTCCGGTTCCGCCGGCGAACAAGCGCGGTACCGAAGTCACCCGCGACGAAACCATTCGTGCCGATTCCACTGCCCAGACCCTCTCCAAGCTGCGCACCGTATTCCGCACCGGAGAGAATGCCACGGTGACCGCGGGCAACGCCTCGCCGATGAGCGACGGCGCCTCGGCGGCCTTCATCGGTTCCGAACGCGGCGGCGAATTGCTGGGCGCCGCCCCGATCGCCCGCATCGCCTCCAACGGCGCTGCCGCGCTGGATCCGCAGTTCTTCGGCTTCGCCCCGGTGGAAGCCGCCAACAAGGCTCTGGCCAAGGCCGGCCTGAAGTGGTCGGATATTGCCGCGGTCGAGCTGAATGAGGCATTCGCGGCCCAGTCACTGGCCTGCATCCGGGCCTGGGACATCGACCCGGCCATCGTCAACGCCTGGGGCGGGGCCATCTCCATCGGCCACCCGCTGGGGGCCTCGGGCCTGCGCATCCTGGGCACCGTCGCCCGCCGCCTGGCAGAATCCGGCGAGCGCTACGGGCTTGCCGCGATCTGCATCGGCGTCGGCCAGGGCCTGGCCGTCGTTGTCGAGAACATCAACGCAACCAAGTAG
- a CDS encoding lyase family protein yields the protein MDGADYGVLAPAWAGTAAAALASDASFVQAMLDAEAGWVQVQADADLCSVQDAQAVREVASVDRYDLALLASRTPDGANALIPLLGMMRDLLKHDGAAATAGTALHRGATSQDIIDTALMLVLSKTLTLTLADLRSTAGGLSALAQAHRGTVCIARSLTQHALPTTLGWKAASWLSAVLDAEHQLDAAARQLRLQWGGAVGTLASLEQLLSGQPETTATSQSLSSDLAALLGLEDPGTPWHTNRMPILQLGSALGAAIAALGTLGADVLTASRPEIGELSEPREAGKGGSSAMPQKQNPVRSVLLRNAAFSAPGLLSTLFTAAGTAVDERPDGGWHAEWSALRELARLAAGAAQHGAFLANGLSVNHQAIERNLALGGDAVLSERVATVLAPLVVGGKPAIQALVRRSLDEGISLRDLLRLEISVHDLGDQHLYELFDPAGYLGAADRFTETVLADYSARKESWQSRN from the coding sequence ATGGATGGCGCAGACTACGGCGTGCTGGCCCCCGCCTGGGCAGGAACTGCGGCCGCGGCCCTGGCCAGCGATGCGTCTTTCGTCCAAGCCATGCTAGATGCCGAAGCCGGATGGGTGCAGGTCCAGGCGGATGCCGACCTGTGCAGCGTCCAGGATGCGCAGGCCGTGCGCGAGGTGGCCAGCGTGGACCGCTACGACCTGGCCTTGCTGGCCTCCAGGACACCGGATGGGGCCAATGCGCTCATCCCGCTGCTGGGCATGATGCGCGACCTGCTCAAGCACGACGGGGCCGCGGCAACTGCGGGCACCGCGTTGCACCGCGGTGCCACCAGCCAGGACATCATCGACACAGCGCTGATGCTGGTCCTGTCCAAGACGCTCACGCTCACGCTGGCAGATCTGCGCAGCACCGCTGGCGGGTTGTCTGCCCTGGCGCAGGCCCACCGCGGGACCGTGTGCATTGCCCGCTCGCTGACCCAGCATGCGCTGCCCACCACCTTGGGCTGGAAAGCGGCCAGCTGGCTCTCGGCCGTGCTGGATGCCGAGCATCAGCTGGATGCCGCGGCGCGGCAGCTGCGCTTGCAATGGGGCGGTGCGGTGGGCACGCTCGCCTCCCTGGAGCAGCTGCTCTCCGGCCAGCCGGAGACAACGGCCACAAGCCAGTCGCTGTCCTCGGATCTGGCGGCCCTGCTGGGTCTGGAGGATCCGGGAACGCCCTGGCACACCAACCGCATGCCGATTCTCCAGCTTGGCTCCGCGCTGGGTGCGGCCATTGCCGCGCTGGGGACCCTGGGCGCTGATGTGCTCACCGCCTCCCGTCCGGAAATCGGCGAGCTGTCCGAACCTCGCGAGGCCGGCAAGGGCGGCTCCTCGGCCATGCCGCAGAAGCAGAACCCGGTGCGCTCGGTACTGCTGCGCAATGCGGCATTCAGCGCCCCCGGATTGCTCTCCACCCTGTTCACTGCTGCCGGCACCGCGGTGGATGAACGCCCCGATGGCGGCTGGCACGCCGAATGGAGTGCCCTGCGCGAACTCGCCCGGCTTGCCGCCGGCGCCGCACAGCACGGCGCTTTCCTGGCCAACGGCCTGAGCGTGAACCACCAGGCCATTGAACGGAACCTTGCCCTCGGCGGAGACGCAGTTCTTTCCGAACGCGTGGCTACCGTGTTGGCACCCCTGGTCGTCGGCGGCAAGCCGGCCATCCAGGCCTTGGTGCGCCGCAGCCTCGACGAGGGCATTTCCCTGCGCGATCTGCTGCGCCTGGAAATCTCCGTGCATGACCTGGGCGACCAGCACCTCTACGAATTATTTGATCCAGCTGGCTACCTCGGTGCCGCGGATCGCTTCACCGAAACCGTACTCGCCGATTACTCGGCACGGAAGGAATCATGGCAGTCCCGCAACTAA
- the pcaH gene encoding protocatechuate 3,4-dioxygenase subunit beta, giving the protein MSTETTQKDGTGAESFENSHALDPAATTASQEEISGEITGIHEAYRQEVLAGKKAEIQPRVDFAPYRSSLLRHPTKNLHHVDPETIELHSPAFGQRDVHALESDLTIQHNGEPIGERIVVAGRVLDGDGRPVAGQLVEIWQANAAGRYIHKRDQHPAPIDPNFTGVGRAITGPNGEYSFTTIKPAPYPWKNHHNAWRPAHIHFSLFGTDFTQRMITQMYFPGDPLFALDPIYQSITDADARDRLVATYDHSITSHEWATGYNWDIVLTGSNRTWMEDEEGDH; this is encoded by the coding sequence ATGAGCACCGAAACCACACAGAAGGACGGCACCGGAGCCGAGTCCTTCGAGAATTCCCACGCTCTTGATCCGGCAGCCACCACCGCCAGCCAGGAGGAAATCAGCGGTGAAATCACCGGCATCCACGAGGCCTACCGGCAAGAAGTCCTGGCCGGCAAGAAAGCCGAGATCCAGCCGCGCGTAGACTTCGCGCCCTACCGCTCCTCGCTGCTGCGCCACCCCACCAAGAACCTGCACCATGTGGATCCGGAAACCATTGAGCTGCATTCACCGGCCTTCGGCCAGCGTGACGTGCACGCGTTGGAATCGGATCTGACCATCCAGCACAACGGCGAACCAATCGGCGAGCGCATCGTGGTGGCCGGCCGCGTGCTCGATGGCGATGGCCGCCCGGTGGCCGGGCAGCTGGTGGAAATCTGGCAGGCCAACGCCGCCGGGCGCTACATCCACAAGCGCGACCAGCATCCGGCTCCGATTGACCCGAACTTTACCGGCGTAGGCCGGGCGATCACCGGGCCGAACGGCGAGTACTCCTTCACCACCATCAAGCCGGCACCGTATCCGTGGAAGAACCACCACAACGCCTGGCGTCCGGCTCATATCCATTTCTCGCTGTTCGGCACCGACTTCACCCAGCGCATGATCACCCAGATGTACTTCCCGGGCGATCCCTTGTTCGCTCTGGATCCGATCTACCAGTCGATCACCGACGCGGATGCCCGCGACCGCCTGGTCGCCACCTACGACCACTCGATCACCAGCCACGAATGGGCCACCGGATATAACTGGGACATCGTGCTCACCGGCTCGAACCGCACCTGGATGGAAGATGAAGAGGGAGATCACTAA
- a CDS encoding 3-oxoacid CoA-transferase subunit B, with translation MTTTEAKLTRDEMAQLVAADIPAGAFVNLGIGQPTNVSNYLTKEQGVTLHTENGMLGMGPVATGEDIDPDLINAGKIPVTQLPGASFFHHADSFAMMRGGHLDVCVLGAFQISKDGDLANWHTGAERAIPAVGGAMDLAIGAKATWVMMSLFTKAGESKLVETLSYPVTGLGCVSRIYTEVAVFELRDAKVFVRSTHGISFEELAAKVPVELTQA, from the coding sequence ATGACCACCACCGAAGCAAAGCTCACCCGCGATGAAATGGCGCAGCTCGTTGCCGCCGACATCCCGGCCGGAGCCTTCGTGAACCTGGGTATCGGCCAGCCGACCAACGTCTCGAACTATCTCACCAAGGAGCAGGGCGTCACCCTGCACACCGAGAACGGCATGCTGGGCATGGGCCCGGTGGCTACCGGCGAGGACATCGACCCGGATCTGATCAATGCGGGCAAGATCCCGGTCACGCAGCTGCCCGGTGCCTCCTTCTTCCACCACGCGGATTCCTTCGCGATGATGCGCGGCGGCCACCTGGATGTGTGCGTACTCGGCGCCTTCCAGATCTCCAAGGATGGCGATTTGGCCAACTGGCACACCGGTGCCGAACGCGCCATTCCTGCCGTGGGCGGCGCCATGGACCTGGCTATCGGCGCCAAGGCGACCTGGGTGATGATGAGCTTGTTCACCAAGGCCGGTGAATCCAAGCTGGTTGAAACGCTGAGCTATCCGGTCACCGGGCTGGGCTGCGTCTCGCGGATCTACACCGAAGTGGCCGTCTTCGAGCTGCGCGATGCCAAGGTCTTCGTGCGCTCCACCCATGGCATCAGCTTCGAGGAGCTGGCCGCCAAGGTCCCGGTGGAACTGACCCAGGCCTAG
- a CDS encoding 3-oxoacid CoA-transferase subunit A: MAPRIATSAADAVAEITDGATVLIGGFGNAGQPMELIDALMDCGAKDLTVVNNNAGQADAGLALLIKERRVKKIICSFPRQSDSWHFDEAYRAGEIELELVPQGNLAERIRAAGTGIGGFFTPTGYGTLLAEGKETRVIDGKGYVLETPIHADFALIKALKADTLGNLVYRKTARNFGPIMATAAKAAIVQVDEVVQPGAIDPENVITPGIFVDTVVELGGQK, encoded by the coding sequence ATGGCACCACGCATTGCCACCTCGGCCGCGGACGCCGTCGCCGAGATCACCGACGGCGCCACCGTCCTGATCGGCGGCTTCGGCAACGCCGGCCAGCCGATGGAACTGATCGACGCGCTCATGGACTGCGGCGCGAAGGACCTGACGGTCGTGAACAACAACGCCGGGCAGGCCGACGCCGGCCTGGCCCTGCTGATCAAGGAACGCCGGGTCAAGAAGATCATCTGTTCCTTCCCGCGCCAGTCCGACTCCTGGCACTTCGATGAGGCCTACCGGGCTGGGGAAATCGAGCTGGAGCTGGTACCGCAGGGCAACCTGGCCGAGCGCATCCGCGCCGCCGGCACCGGCATCGGCGGGTTCTTCACCCCCACCGGCTACGGCACGCTGCTGGCCGAGGGCAAGGAAACCCGCGTGATCGATGGCAAGGGCTATGTGCTGGAAACCCCGATCCACGCCGATTTCGCGCTGATCAAGGCGCTGAAGGCCGACACGCTGGGCAACCTGGTGTACCGCAAGACCGCGCGGAACTTCGGCCCGATCATGGCCACCGCGGCCAAGGCGGCCATCGTGCAGGTGGACGAGGTCGTCCAGCCCGGAGCCATCGATCCGGAAAACGTCATCACCCCGGGCATCTTCGTGGATACCGTGGTGGAACTGGGAGGACAGAAGTAA
- a CDS encoding IclR family transcriptional regulator domain-containing protein, whose protein sequence is MSEQAATTTSVQSLARGLAVISSFDADHASMTLSEVAGRTALSRATARRFLLTLVELGYVRTDGKHFELTSKVLQLGYSYLSSATLPQLIEPVLEELSAAVHESASASILDGSQIVYIARVHTRSIMRVGISVGTRFPAANTSMGRVLLAYQPEEISEAVIAAGVHSMTGLGIDDPDQLRVELQRIRTQGYAVVDQELEIGLRSVAVPVFSADGTVVAAMNVSMSVRPDTTQSAEQAAEVVLPQLLEAAAQVREALAASR, encoded by the coding sequence GTGAGCGAGCAGGCAGCAACAACCACATCGGTCCAGTCCCTGGCCCGCGGCTTGGCGGTCATCAGCAGCTTCGATGCCGATCACGCGTCAATGACCCTCTCCGAGGTCGCCGGGCGGACCGCCCTGTCCCGGGCCACCGCCCGGCGGTTCCTGCTGACCCTGGTGGAGCTGGGCTATGTGCGCACCGACGGCAAGCATTTCGAGCTGACCAGCAAGGTCCTGCAGCTGGGGTACTCGTACCTATCCAGCGCCACCTTGCCGCAGCTGATCGAACCGGTACTTGAGGAACTCTCGGCTGCTGTGCATGAATCGGCCTCCGCTTCCATCCTGGACGGATCGCAGATCGTCTATATCGCCCGGGTGCATACCCGTTCGATCATGCGCGTGGGCATTTCGGTGGGCACCCGCTTCCCGGCGGCCAACACTTCCATGGGCAGGGTGTTGCTGGCCTACCAGCCTGAAGAAATCAGCGAGGCGGTGATCGCCGCCGGCGTGCATTCGATGACCGGGCTGGGGATCGATGACCCGGATCAGCTACGCGTTGAACTTCAGCGGATCCGTACCCAGGGCTATGCGGTGGTGGACCAGGAATTGGAGATCGGCCTGCGCTCGGTGGCGGTGCCGGTATTCAGTGCCGATGGCACCGTGGTCGCCGCAATGAACGTGTCGATGAGCGTGCGCCCCGATACTACGCAGAGCGCTGAACAGGCAGCCGAGGTGGTTTTGCCGCAGCTGCTCGAAGCTGCCGCGCAGGTACGCGAAGCCCTCGCCGCCAGCCGCTAG
- a CDS encoding 4-hydroxybenzoate 3-monooxygenase, whose translation MVQNPRILKTKVGIIGGGPAGLMLSHLLAKTGIENIVVEMRDHEAIRNTHRAGILEAQAVKMLTESGVDGRVLTHGDEHAGIDLRFNGESHPLDFRDLVDATVTLYAQNEVFVDLAAARQRDQGDVRYSCEVTEILDMETSTPKFRFTDAQGNLFEVHADVIVGADGSRSFARRQMPETLRKDFKVAYPFAWFGILTEAPKSAPELIYANSPHGFALISQRSETVQRMYFQCDPNEDVNAWSDDRIWAELQKRVDGPDNFQLKTGEIFDKTVLSFRSFVREPLSHGRLFLIGDAGHTVPPTGAKGLNLAFADVKVLFEALDSYFSTGSEQLLDGYSDLALKRVWKAQNFSYWMTSMLHTPVGGDPFMAKRALGELETVTSSRFGQQYLAESYTGWPHS comes from the coding sequence ATGGTTCAGAATCCACGCATCCTCAAGACCAAGGTCGGCATCATCGGCGGCGGTCCAGCCGGGCTCATGCTTTCGCATCTGCTGGCCAAAACCGGCATCGAGAACATCGTCGTGGAAATGCGCGACCACGAGGCCATCCGCAACACCCACCGCGCGGGCATCCTCGAAGCCCAGGCCGTCAAGATGCTCACCGAGTCCGGCGTGGATGGACGGGTCCTAACCCACGGCGACGAGCACGCCGGCATCGACCTGCGCTTCAACGGCGAATCCCACCCGCTGGACTTCCGCGACCTGGTCGACGCCACCGTCACCCTGTACGCGCAGAACGAGGTCTTCGTCGACCTGGCCGCGGCACGCCAACGCGACCAGGGCGACGTGCGGTACTCCTGCGAAGTCACCGAGATCCTGGACATGGAGACCTCCACCCCGAAGTTCCGCTTCACCGATGCGCAGGGCAACCTCTTCGAGGTGCACGCGGATGTCATCGTCGGCGCCGACGGCTCGCGCTCCTTCGCCCGCCGCCAGATGCCCGAAACGCTGCGCAAGGACTTCAAGGTCGCCTACCCCTTCGCCTGGTTCGGAATCCTCACCGAGGCACCGAAATCCGCCCCGGAGCTGATCTACGCGAATTCGCCACACGGCTTCGCGCTGATCTCCCAGCGCAGCGAAACCGTGCAGCGCATGTACTTCCAATGCGACCCGAACGAAGACGTGAACGCCTGGAGCGATGACCGCATCTGGGCCGAGCTGCAAAAGCGCGTGGACGGGCCAGATAACTTCCAGTTGAAAACCGGCGAGATCTTCGACAAGACCGTGCTGAGCTTCCGCTCCTTCGTGCGCGAACCGCTCTCCCACGGGCGCCTGTTCCTGATCGGCGATGCCGGGCACACCGTCCCGCCCACCGGCGCCAAGGGGCTGAACCTGGCCTTCGCCGATGTGAAGGTGCTCTTCGAGGCCCTGGATTCCTACTTCTCCACCGGCAGCGAACAGCTGCTGGACGGCTACTCGGACCTTGCGTTGAAGCGGGTCTGGAAGGCGCAGAACTTCTCCTACTGGATGACCTCCATGCTGCACACCCCGGTAGGCGGGGACCCGTTCATGGCCAAGCGCGCCCTGGGCGAGCTGGAAACGGTCACCTCCTCGCGGTTCGGCCAGCAGTACCTGGCCGAATCCTACACCGGCTGGCCGCACTCCTGA
- a CDS encoding IclR family transcriptional regulator, which yields MANSPSGDSMLDRLVRILSSFDLNNQSLSVSSLARRADIPKATMYRLLDELVSHDLLARDGSGQVRLGLRLWELANRSAATQDLRTAALPFMEDINQLLGQNTQLSVLHQDEVLIIERLSRPGSVVNQANVAGRMPVHRTSMGMALLAFSRPETIHGFLERHHELMTDAHPELRAEMAEIRRNGFASFDGFIDPETTGAAAPILDEAGYQVAVISVVVPRDSGTLQSAALALRTAARGIARALRLDNI from the coding sequence ATGGCCAATTCGCCCAGTGGGGACTCTATGCTGGACCGCTTGGTTCGGATCCTGAGTTCGTTTGATCTCAACAATCAGTCGCTCAGCGTCAGCAGCCTGGCCCGGCGTGCCGACATCCCCAAAGCAACCATGTACAGGTTGCTCGATGAATTGGTATCCCATGACTTGCTGGCGCGAGACGGGTCTGGCCAGGTGCGGCTGGGTTTGCGCCTGTGGGAATTAGCCAATCGAAGCGCTGCCACCCAGGACCTTCGCACCGCGGCATTGCCGTTCATGGAGGACATCAACCAGCTGCTGGGGCAAAATACCCAGCTCTCGGTACTGCACCAGGACGAGGTGCTGATCATCGAGCGTCTCTCGCGGCCGGGCTCCGTTGTCAATCAGGCGAATGTCGCCGGACGCATGCCTGTGCACCGAACCTCGATGGGCATGGCACTTTTGGCCTTTTCGCGGCCGGAAACCATTCACGGGTTCCTGGAACGCCACCACGAATTGATGACCGACGCCCATCCTGAACTCCGCGCAGAAATGGCGGAAATCCGGCGCAACGGGTTCGCCTCGTTCGACGGATTCATCGACCCGGAAACCACCGGTGCCGCCGCCCCGATCCTCGACGAGGCAGGCTATCAGGTTGCGGTTATTTCGGTGGTTGTTCCCCGCGACTCCGGAACACTGCAGTCCGCAGCTCTGGCGCTACGCACCGCAGCCCGGGGCATCGCTCGCGCACTGCGCCTCGACAACATCTAG